The DNA region TAATTAAGCACACAAGTTTATCTCTCCACCGTTGCACAGAAGCCTTTTACCGATTGTTACGATAATTGAACAACAAGGGCCAACGACAAAACGCCTCGAACTATTAGAAATCGTCCAGAAGGGTGTCAATAGCATTCGCGATCGAGAACGTTGTGTGCAATGCTATGTTCCGGTCGTTGAGAACCGTACGTGACGGATGTAAAGAACGATGGAGATGGAGGCAACTTGGTTAGTAAGTTGAAATCTTGTCGTAAATGTGTTATATATGGCACGTACATGGGGACAAGCTGTCTGACTGCCTTCTGTCCAACTCAGAATGGACAGATTCTAGTCGGTCGCAATGGATTGCGACGTTAGTGGCATATACATCACATTATTGAGTGTTGGTTAGAAGTGCAGGGTTCGTCAACCTTTTTCAAAAATAACGGTCAGTTTGAATCGTTAAGTACGCAGCCGTTTTACATGTGCCGCATGATTCAAATTTAAGTCTCCAGCGTTGTGCGGGAATTTACCACGCACCAACGGAACTAACTATTCAGCTAATGCATTCTTTCTCGCGCTAGATTACCGTACCGAAActaacaaaaataaagaagaaacatTACCCTCGTCTGGTGTAAACAACGTTACTCAACCGCAACGCGATCACTTCATTCATTTCTGTCTGACCTTTTCGGCCAGTTCGCTCGGTTTCAGTACACCCCGCTCGGTGATAATGCCCGTTATCAGTTCGGCCGGCGTAACGTCAAATGCCGGATTCCAGCACCCAATCCCGGGCGCTGCAATCCTTTGCCCGGCGATGTGCGTTAGCTCGTGCTCGGGTCGTTCCTCAATTTGATGTACGAACCGTTCGCGATGGCGACATCGATCGAGGTGAACGGAGCGGCTACGTAAAACGGTACGCCGTGATGTTTCGCCACCACAGCCATCTGGTACGTGCCAATTTTGTTAGCCGTATCACCGTTCGCAGCGACACGATCCGCACCGACGATGATGGCATCGATTTTACGGCTGTTCAGCAGGGCGGCTACCATGCTGTCCGTCACGAGAGTGGCCGGAAGTTTATCGTGCACGAGCTCGTAGGCGGTAAGACGGGCGCCCTGGTTGTACGGACGGGTTTCCGTGCAGTATACGTGAtctgaaataaattaatatgcAATcatgctcaaattgcaagcacaTTGCAAGCGTACTGACCTAAGAGATTCCTTTCATTTACGCTCCGGATCACTCCAAGTGCGGTTCCATAACTAAAAATGTAAAAGTTTTGTAATAGCAGTTGAATTGAGGCATTCTTTTCCTGCTTACCCTGCCGTAGCGAGCGATCCCGTGTTGCAATGGGTAAGCAACCTCAACGGTCTATCTATTCCTTTCAGTAGTGCATTGGCACCATTGTCACCGATGGCACGGTTATCTCTAATATCCTTCTCCAGCATTTGCTCAATAGATTTGATAACCCTGTAAACATTAAAACAGTTTAGCGATTCGTTAAAGACCGTCTTCTCAGTGAGTAGTAAACCAATATCTCACTCTTGCTTCATCCCGTCAACGTTAACCGTCTCGTTGTTTAACAAACTCGTGGCCAGATCCTTCACCTCATCGGCGGCCAGCTTCAGATTCACTGCCGTCGGTCGTGACGTGACGAGATACTGCAGATGTTCGCCTAGTTCCTTCTCGAGCGCAACCTTCGTGTCGTACTGTTTATCGTAAATCTCCACCACCAGCGATAAACATCCAACGATGGCAATGGCTGGTGCCCCTCTCACCTAAGGCGGACAAGATTTAGCACATTCCAATACAGGGTCTTATCCGTTTCAACTTACCTGCATCTTGTGAATCGCACTCCAGCCATCCTTTACACCGGCAACAGGAATGTACTTTGATTCACCGGGCAGTAGAAGCTGGTCCAGTATTTGCAGCTGGCCGGCTTTATACTTGATTGCTTCGAGCGTCATTCTTTAGTTGCTGGTTGTCGCTAGAAATGCACAGCACTGCGGAAAAAACGTGAAAATCCGCCGCCGTTCTTATCGGGAATGATTGTTTACTTTGCGCGCGGCTTTGTTGACGTTTATGATTTGACAGCTGGAAGCCAGTGCTTCTAAACTCTGTGCCGCTCTGTGGGAAGCAACTGGCCTATAAATTGCTATAGTTGCgtgcatttttaacattttttctcGAATAACTATTCAAGTTAAATTGTAATTTCATCCCACTAAAATTGAAGCAGAGTGTTTTCAAGTTTTGTGACTTGGTCGTTCAGTTTCTCCTCAACAAGCTTCTGATGGCCACTTGTACGCAACGTTGCGCCCGTTTGATACAACTTGTATGCTACGGATACGAATCATAACGGACAGCAGCATAACTTTTCAGGGCCGAAGCACGTTTCGCCGGAAGATACGATGATCCCTTCAAAAAGTAAAGAAACGCTCAGGGCAATGAAAGAATCGTATTTGTGTCCCTTCGAACCGATCGTTATCTTGCATAAATACAAACAAGAAAAGGGTGCTTTACTTCCGGTCTCCGAGCCTGGTGTGAATATTGAACGATTTAATTCTCCGGCGCGATAAAAAGTTGGTGCTTAAGCACACCGAACCTTTCTTCCCCTAGTTCGCTGCAGCTCAAGAGGAATCGTATCAGCGAAAGGgggttttcgttgttgttattgtgtgTAGGCATCGGATATTCCACATCCATCAGGGATGCGCAACATGTATGTCCCGTTCGTGGCTTATGCGACGGCCCTTTCTCACATGGTGCTGTTCTTGCTGTTCTTTCCCACTTCACTCACTGCACGGCCCTAGCCACCACATGCACACCAGACGCGCGTCTCCGTGTGCGccgtggctggctggctgcctaCGCACTCCCGAACCCCGGGGCCTACGCTCTCTGCACGCCCTTACAACGCTGGAAGCCGCAACATCGACGGTTTGACAAACCGTCCGAAGCCTCTCCGCTGAGCCCAAGCAAAAGCAGCCCGGCAAATAACATACGCTTACAATATGCGTATGCGCATGTGGGATGTGCATGAGGGCGATGCGGTGCGCATGTCAATAAAAACACGCTTTCGTTCGCAGCACGCAAGCGGAAGAAGCGACAAACGAAACCGGCATTTAGCAGCATGAATGAAACGGAGAGAGCCAGCGCACAGCGGTAGAGCAAGTGAAACGGGGCCAAAAGTGCGCAAAGAACCCGAAGCCTTGAAAACATACTCGAAATATAACCAAAACCCACAACAGCACACTGCGATCGGTACGGCGGCGGTGCGACAAGGAAGGCATGCGAGCGTTCTCGAACTGAACCGTTCGACGCGGGCGAGTGAGCGAGAAAGCTGCATGTAAACATTACAAGCCCGTGTAAAAACGCATTGCGCGGTGAACTACTGGCGATGCGCGAGTGATGATGAACGAACCCGGCATGGACGAAATGTGTGGTGTCTCTTTTCgaatcttttttcttttttgcctttccCGCATGCGGGATGCgagacgacgatgacgacagcGACGGCGAGGACGAGAGTTTAGTTTAGATTAGATAATTCGATCAGATGCTCGCCGTCTCGCGTTGGACGACGTGCCGCGGGTGTGTGCTGCCTCTTTTGAGGCTAGTGAGGTAGTCGAGAGAAGACAGACGGCCGAGAACGACACGTTTTGCGAGGTTGCCTGCCGGTAGCCTGGAGTGAACTGGAGGTTCTACTAGCTGTGTGGAAAGTGAGTGAGAGTGCATGTGATCGGTACCATTGCGCTAAAAATCATTGTGATACAAAACGATTTGTAGCATCTTTATGCTCAAAAAACTGTGAGGAAAATCCCTTCCGTGCGTTCATTGATTCacggtgaaaataaaaatacacccagtgagagtgagagagtgtgtatgtgagagagagatggacGCTGACAGCAAGAGCAAATAACAAACGCTAGGAGATTTGAACCGGGTTGCTTCGATCCGAACGGCAAAAGTGCAGTAGCAGTTTCCTCGGGGCATCGATCAATAGCAATTCCGGAGCATCGTTCGCTTCCTTCCGCTCGCATTCCGATAGCGGAcgtctggttgtttgtttgtgtgggtgtagaagtgtgtgggtgtgagtgtgtgtgtgcgcagtATGCAAATTGCAGCAACGCATCTTGCCATACCGAGGCAAGATCTCGAATAATGATCTTTCTCCGTCTCTTGATGCAACGGACTTAAACGGTAGCAGCAGGAGAATGCAGCTAAACGACCGTGTGTTGTAACACGTCTTCCTTCGACGATCGTTCGATCCCTGCGCCGATAGTGATCCTCATTTGTGGAGCAATTTACGTGGGAAGTTGAGTACCACTGATATTAGTGTAACGACAGGCAAATGGATCCACTACCACTGTGTTCAGGTGAGTGAGAAGTAGTGTTTGGCGGACCCGACTCGCGCTCGTCTGGCcatttcttcttcatcttagATCCTCCACGATGATTGCATGATTATCCTCGAGTCCGATTTTTCAATTGATTCTACCCGCGTGTCTGTCATCTCTTCGCACCACCGCTAAACAGATAATCCCAACTACTTTAACGAAGATGCCGCGTCCGGTCCGGCGGACGAGGTGGTGGAGCAAAAGAAGCACCGATTCTACCATCTAAAGCGCCTGGTGACCTACTCGAAGCTGAAACGCACCGCCACGATCGCGGATGGTGGGCGGACGGGCGGAGAGTACGCAGAATCGCCTTCCCCGATCCGCGGCACCACCTCCGGTACGATCTTCCGCTACCGGAGCAACAGTGCGTCATGCACGGGAAACGGCGTTCCATTGGATGGATCACCGAACCTCCTGGAGGACGGTGCACCGCGTCCCATCGTGAtgcgtccagcagcagcagcagcagcatccccaCCGGAGCTGCTGTCACTACTGCCGCCATTTGCGTAAGTGTCCGCTGTGTGGCGTCGGTTGTGTTCCACTTTGCGCTAATCGAAAGCACTTTGTAAACATTCCCAAACACACGCAGCAGTGGACGTTCGGGGACGCTGCCGGAGCGGCGCCCGACATTCCTTCGGGACGTCGACTCATCGCCTACAGCTACAGCCGCCAgcgcaacagcatcagcagttgGAGCACAATGGCGGCCGCGAACtgatgatgaaaaatgaaacctcCATCGATGAGGTAAGTGTGTGCTATGGTTTTTCCCTGTTCTTTTTCtagttcccttttttccgagTGCTTCCGTCCTGTGCTGCAGGCGAGCCGGATGGTTTACATCAGCAGCACGGTTAAAAGTCCTTCTATGCATTGTTTCCGCGCTTCCATCATCGACTTTCGCAATCAACTAAATGCTGCTTTTTGGATGTTCGGGCTGTCTACCCGGCACGTTTCTTGCAGGTACCCGACGTTCCGGCCCCGAAAGCACCCTGTCAGCCGGCTGGGAACACATCCGATTCCGGTAGTGCGATGCTCCCGCTGGAGAACaggaaaccaaacaaaaaatccctgTCAAGAAACGCTTACCATAACGGCGATTGCGGCCCGGTGTGTGTTGGCTTTTCAAAATCACCCAGCAAGAAAGACACATCCGGAGcagggggggagagagagagagcgagatagacaGCGAAAGCAGAACCTTTCGCGTTCCGTTTATGGTAGAGTACGCGGCGTACTTCCTCGCGTTCTTACGCTTATGGAGAGGTTTTTTTGATGTCTATTTCCGCGTGCATACACTTGTGGCCATATTAAAAACTGTGCACACAAATCAtccagcgagcgagagagagagagagagagagagagaggagagagagagaaagtgagcACGATAGAGCACTATCATTCTACCATCGTTTGCCACTCCAGGAAACGTTCTATGCCTCATGTTCTAATGTTGCGGCCTTCTGCCCATCCTAATTACCCTCCCCCCACACCCCCCATTCTCCACCCTGTTGCAATTCCTGCCGAACTCATCTACTCTCACTCTTGGGACCATCATCATTTGATTCCCTTTCGCGGTAGACCAGGGCCTTTCCTTCCGTGCCCAATCGAAGTGGTTGATGGCGAGAACAACACTCACCACACCGCGTCATGCATTCAAATTTGCCCCCACAGCGGTGGACGCGAGCCCGCCAGAGCACGAACGCGACGCGCGGATGGCCATTTTTTCCCTTCcttctttcttgctttctttATTTTGATCACGTTCCGCTGCTCCCTGGCGGCCCAGCGAGCGAGCGGAACGGACGGACGCGCTCGTGTTGCCATCGCCGTGCACCCCCCGTGGTATCGCGTGGTTTATGCGTATTGTACACACAAACgaccgaaaacaaacacattaaaCTAAACCTCGCCTGCCGCTGCCGATCCGATGCTCCACGTCCTCCGGCAAGAAGGCTGACGGCGATGATGGTGACGAAGAAGACCGATCGTGCTTTTTACAGCGCGATCAGCTTCATCCGCTCGATCGCGAGCTCGTGCCGGAGCTGCATTATTTGGTCGGCAGAACGCGCTGCAGTGACAGTGGCCCGCTGCTCAAGGGAAGCTTCCGAGTAGCGTTTTATTTGCGGTGTCGTGTGGCCCACTCGACGGGCAGTAAACTTGTGTAAAACTGTATCAAAACATTCGGTGTTGGTAATAGTCTCCGATCTTCTGGTCGTTCGACACTTTTGCTTTGGCATTCAGGAACGCTGCTGGCGGCTGCAATGGACGTGCTGTTCGTGACGGCGCGCCACAGCGAGCATGGTATGCTGTGGGTGAACCATCTGAAGGTGTGCTTCGACAAGATTACCAAGCAGCGCGGCAGGCTACCGTTCAAGTGAGTACATCATGGTAGCTTCAAGATTTGAAGGGCCGCAGTTTTGATCTTCGCTTTTTGTGCTCTCATATCGCCCAGATTCCTTCACATCAAGCTAGACGAGGATGTGGTACAGCAACCGCCACACGTGATACAACAGTGCGAATCCACCAAGCTGCAGATCGTAGTCGTGTGTCCGGCGCTAATGGGACTCGCGCCGTCTCTGCTGCACTCCAAGCTCAGCACACTGCTCACACCGAACCGAGTGCTTGGCATGCTGCTGGACGTGTCCGAGAGTGCGGTGCACGAGTTCGCCAAGACCGCCCTGCCCGGCTACAGTCGCTGGCGAACCTGCCCGGTGCGCGAAAAGGATACGGCGTTCGTGAGCGAACTGCTCGGCATTGCTACCGACATTCTCGGGAAGGCGCTACGGCAGCAGACAGTTCTGCAGCGCACGCCATCTGGCACGGAACCGAAAACGCCCACCACACCAACCGGGCCCGCTGCCGGTGTCGGTAACCTCGCCGGTGCCGCAGGCCACGCAGGTAGCAGCCACCGTTCCCACGAGTCTTTTGTGCTGTTCCCGCGCAAGGTGAAGGTGGGCCAGAGCAAGATCCTGCTGATCCTGCACGAACCGCTCACCAAGGAGGACTGGATAAAGATCAAGGTGGAAAAGGCGGACCAAACGATCGAGATCACGAACATCAAGCGGCGCAATCCCTACACCATACAGTTCAGCGTGCCAGGTACTAGCGCGCCGGGTCGTGTTCGGCTTATCCGTTTCTCACCTTCGAGGAAACGAACTGTGAAATACGAAGCGGAAGTGCTGCCATATGGATGAATTGAATTCATCAATGGGAAAGTAACGtggttttctttgcttcttttctcTATGCATTTCTATGTGCACGCTGCAGAGGTTTGTATGGAGATATCGATGATGATTAAGATACGGCTGGAGAAGAATAATGTCGATCTGGGCAGTCGGCCGCTCAAGTGCGAGAGCCAGATGCGCGAGCTCGAACAGATCCTGTCGTCGAAGGATGCACCGATGGAGCTAATCTGTCAGTCGGTCGGCCTGTCGACGAACGACCGGGACAAGCtggatctgctgctgctgaaggcTTTCCTGCGGAACGTCCCACCGAACTACAACCTGCTGAACTACGGTAGCGGAGGCGGTGAGGCTGGGATGGGCTGCCATCGTGACATCTGTAGGTATTTCCCGTTCCCGCAGTGCGAAACGCGAGCACTTTCTCACGatcgattttgttttgggggtttttcCCACAGATCCGGAAGAGTATCCGACGCTGTTGCACTTTGCCGCCAGATGGGGCCTGGAGCGACTCTGCATGCAGCTAATCGAATCGCCCGGCGGGGAGATTGCGTGTGAGATGCGCAACATTAACGGTAGGACACCGTCGGACATCGCTGAGGTGGCTGGCCACTACAAAATCTCGAGCGCATTGAAGAATTTTTCGGTACGTTTCATGttcggtgtgttgtgtgtattTTCCGTGTTAACACGATTGCTTCATTTGCAGCAAATGAACGAACTGACCACGATGTATCACTACTTCAAAGGCGTAAACGGAGCCGGCTCAGATCAGGTGATGATACAACCGAAAGCAGTTCGGTGCTGGTGCCACCTCAACCGTTCCGACAAtacgcacacaaaacaaaacggacgCGGAGAAGATTTTGTCCCACGTCACGCGCTCAAGCAAGCGGAAGGTTATATCGACATGAACTGTGCGAACGGTTCCGATCAGGTGGACGGGGCGAGTGTAGCAAACATCCACTACTTGAACGATCGACCGTTGACCGAATTGACACCGCCGGGGCCGGACGAGAAGGATGTTTGCGGCGAAAATGAGCACAATTTCGATGTGGCCCGAGACACGGACAGACGCTGCAACGGCTCGCTGCGGTCAATGGAATCGTCGTCCGAACGGTCCAAGTACGACATCTTCAGCAACGAGTGTTCGGATCTGTTGGAAAACTGTGAGGCCGGGTCAACCGCATCGGCGGAATGTGCCGGCAGTGGCGACTACATGCTGCAGCCCTCGAACGCACCCTTTCACACCGTCCGACCGCACACcgacgccaccgccaccaccgccactcCAACCACAGCGGAACCGATGGGCGATTACATGATACAGCCGTCCAACATCCCGGTGCACCCGTACTGCAACGTGCCGGAAGTGGTCGATCGAACCGAACGTCCCGAATCGGCATCGCACGTGCGGCTAAGCTTCCGCAAGGAGGAACCAACCGAGGATACGTACGGCACGACGACGGCTGGCCTACCGCGGCGCCGCAACACGTCCAGCTCCGAGGGACGCACGGTCGACGACGAGCTGCTGGAGATCATTTCCGACTTCAAGAACAACGTATTCTCGATACAGgaggtggagcagctggtaaCGCTGTGGAAGAACCGCAACGACGTACAGAAAAGCTTCCGCGAGAAGCAGGACCAGCTGCAGCGGATGCGTGAACACTACGAGCAGATACAGAAGGAGCTGAAGGACAAGCTGAAGCGTCCGACGCCGTTCGAGCGGATGCGGAGCTTCTTCTCGCGCACGAAACCACCCACCGTGGGCACCAAATCGGGATCCAAACATCGGGGAGCAAACGGAGCGGGGGCAGGAAGTGGGTCGGGTTCGAACGAGCCTACCAGCGCTGATGTGTGTGATGAGATTAAGTTCTCGATGGCAGGGGGCGCGGCCAACGGGGGGTACGCGGTGGTACGACCGCAAAGCCTTTCGCTCAGCATGAACAGTATGGGAAGCGATAATTCAGAGCAGAGCAGCGGTCGGATGTCAGCCGGCACGGTACACACGCCGACGGAGAGTGCCGGCAGCGAACGGCGTCTTTCGCACAGCAAATCTTGGCCGAAAGGAACGCCCGAGAACGAGAACTACATGGTACCGCCGTCACCGCGGCCCATCAGCGAAGAGTTGCATCTGGTGCGGGGGGTGCGGTTGGGAAGCGGAACGCTCGTCGGAGCCCTAACCGCTGCAGCAACGGTAGCTGCTCGAGTACCGCCAGCAGCCACAGTAACCACAGCAGCCATAGCAGCCATAGTAGCAGCAGTGCGGGCTCGTGGGCCGGTGGAACGAAGCACGAAATCGCACTACGTAATGTATCCGTCGAATGTGCCGGTGTTCGGGAGCGCGGAGTACATGAACGTACCGGCAGCAATCCGGGGCGCACACCAAAGATGATGAGCGTGGCGTTACGGCGACGCCGGCAACGACCGAAGCTGGGTCGTACACCGAGCGACACCGGTACGCCCCATCTCGTCACCTTCCAGTCCATAATGGAGTGTAACGAAAGCGCCGACAGTGTGGAAAGCGTCACCTAGCGGCAGATCGGAAGCCGACCAAGCGTGCTAATAGGCGTGCGGTTGTAGGCGGCCTTCCGACGCCAATCCCCCGGGAAGAAGGGGGAGGTTTGGCTTGGTGGTGCCGCGTGGCCTCATTGTTTCCGTCTCCAAAAAATCCAAAGGTTAATTGAAACGATAGCATAGTCGCTGTATATCGTCGCGCGTATATCGTCTTTAGAAGTAAAGGCTAAAGAAAGCGTATCAATAAAGAAAGCTGTGTCCCGGCATGTACCGAAATGACGTCTAGATCCTTACACACGCTTCCGTACGTATTAACCGTACGTATGGCTTCAGTTTAACGACGTTTAAAGACACGGTAAGGCTGCACTGTGGGCTCGTGGAAGGACGTGTCCGAGGTACAACTTTGggcaaaccgaaccgaactcaATCTCTACCGATATCAGATGTCAAAActcgaaacaaaattaattcaTGACAGCTTTCTGGGAAGTGGAGAATTTTTCGGATTGcggcaaaatttaaatttaagccTCCAACATTCATCGTGTTGGGTTGGAGAATCCAAAATAATGGTGGGCCTACCAACAAACACTAACACAGACCGATTTACGGAAGCTATGGAGAGGCAATCACACCTTTGAAGTAGTTCAAAAcgtcacctatctggggttaAACGTCAGCACCGATAACAATCTAGACTAAGGAATCTTTTTCACTCAATGTCGCGGCGGATGAAGCTGGGAcctttatagtcccagtactcacatacgcttctgagacatggactctgttctAAATTGACGAAACCCTCCCATTTTACACTCACTGGACGATTCGTCCCGGAAATTCTTTTAAGTCCACCCAAAACCCCACCGATAACTGTGTGCTcatcttctacttctttttccttggtactacaacctcgagagggctcggcctgccatttctggctttctgttacttgattttacccgtagcaaagtagtcagccctgcgtacgggaaggcggtctggatgggatttgaactccggtcctgccgtgtgaagatcggcgccgttatcgcctcggctagCGGACCGCCCCACTGTATTTATTTACTAATTTAAATGCATCAGAATCAGCCTAAAATTCGAATATCTTTACACTATTTGACGCTAAGAAGAGACCCACTGTTTTGGCCTGTTATTGGCCCACCGTGCCGCCGGTGTCACATGTGTGTCACACGTTGCGTGTGGGTGAACCACAGCACCACGGCATCCAGGCGCAGAGGGAGGTATCGTGAAAGCTTAGCTAATATCCGTTTGATGGAAGATTGTCATGCCGAAGTCGAAGCGTGCGTCCCGGGTACTGCCGGAAGCACCATCTGTGACTGGGTGCGTACGCGCATGGTGCTTGGGCGTGAAAGAAAGGGTGGGGGGCTGGAGCTGGCAAGGAAATCAATTACTTCTACGGCGTTCTCTCGGCAGCCGTGTATAATAGCTCAAACCTAGCGCAACTCGTGGAGGGGTTCTGGGAGGGATTCCCGGTACGGCAGCCGGGGCGCTTGATGTCTCCATTCAAGTTTGCCGTATTTAGATTACATTTTGTAGTGGAAGATATATTTAAATACACGCTTTGTGGGGGGGTGGAGGGTGACCGTGGGACAGGAGGAATGCACAATCGGAGGCAGGCAGGCCGGAGTGTTGTACTTAGCATTCCGCGGAGGCTAAGGTGATCCCTTCTCCTGCCTTCTAATGACTTCGATTGTTGCACCGTGCGGACGATGGGTCATCGTGCATTGGTGGTAGCTAGAAGTACATCTTTGGTTTGCgtaattgatttaattatcCGGCGAGCGGGGGTGTGTGGCCTGAGGGACACAGGCAGCCGACCAGTTAAAGCCGTTTACAGCAAACTTTGGTGAACTCCTGTTTGTCCCTCGATCGATTCAATTACTCCCGAAGAATGttaatgatgtttttttttgtgctggtgGTTGCCACCCGTATTCTTCAACGCATCTGTGTTTGAAGGGTTTcgggaaattaaaaaaaaaatcccgagATGTTGGTACTTCGTTTGGTTCGTAGAAAATCTTCAAAACGTGTCGTTTGATTGACGTTTTTTAGCATGACAAAATGATTTTTCGTACGGCTATTTTTGGTCCGGGGAACGGGGAAGAAGAATGTCACTGTGATTTCTAATCTTTGAAAgttattccattttttttgttgttgtctcctcCTCTGGTTCCTCTTGGGGCAGAGCTGTTTCAAGAggaaattcattgcaaattcCAATTTCGCCTCGATTGGTCCGCCTCCATCCAGATGGGTTCACCTTTTTTCGCGTGCTTTGCGCGATGTAATACTGCGGAGGATGAAACCGAAAATAgaagaatgtttgttttgttttgtttggtttttcggcATAAAATGACTTTGATGTGAGTTTTTGGCTCCAAGTCTGTTTTAACTCACGTCGGAGCTGGAACTATGAAATTAACCATCGCAACATGTTCGCCTTTGTCCCAAACATTTGATAACAACCTTCCAGTTACCGCTTCGTCGGCAAATCTCAGTCAGGACACGGtgactaacaaaaaaaaatcatcattcaattcaattcggaaccgaaccgaaacacACCCGTGAAGGCAAATCGGTGCCTGCAGGCAAAAGTTCAAACACAGTGTCTGTTGTAATCGATTCTTAAGATCTCTCCGTTTTGTgaagaaagcaaacgaaataatgatggtggtgtgtttgGGGCGAAAAACTTCCCCAATCTACTGAGCGCGCAGgagggaagttttttttgctttttgctggTGGTAGTGTTTTGCCAAAACTCTGGTCTCCATTTCGAATCGCTTCCAACTCCCGGCTCAAACTCCCGATGACCTTGTTAGCAAGAGTGGGTGTGACGACGGGCGGGTTGAATGGTATCGCAAACTTGTTAGTTTTGATTTGCACTGGTAGGGTGGGGGGCGAACTTTTGGGCAAAGTTTAAAGGAGATGGGATGAAAATTACTATTTGTTTTAGGACAGCAGCCGATGAGGATCGTGTTTGAGGACGATGAGGAAAAAGAATGACGGGGAAAGCTTCGAAATCAATTAGCGAGCGAGCCGGAGAGTTctacaacacacatacacacatgtaATCCGCATGACAACTGGTCCGGTCACTACCAAGATCTGACCATTAATCTTATCGCCTAACGAAACACCTGTCCCGGCCGGATGGTTGGCGTCGAAGTCGTCGATGACGGTACATTCCATGCGATTCTACCTTGTCTGGGCGGTTTTTCCCGGAAAACCCAAAACTGTTCCACTAACGGATCTCGAATGTCTGACCTGTCGGTAATAGCCGCACAATGAACTTGAAGCAAACCCGCCCCCACCCCCTGAATTGACGGGACACGTTGCCATAAACTTCGCACAGTACCGCACACCAATAAATTGTGCTTCTCGAACGCGATGCTCCAGTGAACCATTTCTTTCACGGCCGAAagaaggtttttcttttcttcttttcttccccCAATTTCCCAGTGGACCTAAGATGGACCACCGGGCAACATACGGAGGACAACCGCACCGTTAGCCGTTAGCGAAGAGAAAATGGTGA from Anopheles stephensi strain Indian unplaced genomic scaffold, UCI_ANSTEP_V1.0 ucontig33, whole genome shotgun sequence includes:
- the LOC118516563 gene encoding LOW QUALITY PROTEIN: methylthioribose-1-phosphate isomerase-like (The sequence of the model RefSeq protein was modified relative to this genomic sequence to represent the inferred CDS: inserted 1 base in 1 codon) is translated as MTLEAIKYKAGQLQILDQLLLPGESKYIPVAGVKDGWSAIHKMQVRGAPAIAIVGCLSLVVEIYDKQYDTKVALEKELGEHLQYLVTSRPTAVNLKLAADEVKDLATSLLNNETVNVDGMKQEVIKSIEQMLEKDIRDNRAIGDNGANALLKGIDRPLRLLTHCNTGSLATAGYGTALGVIRSVNERNLLDHVYCTETRPYNQGARLTAYELVHDKLPATLVTDSMVAALLNSRKIDAIIVGADRVAANGDTANKIGTYQMAVVAKHHGVPFYVAAPFTSIDVAIANGSYIXIEERPEHELTHIAGQRIAAPGIGCWNPAFDVTPAELITGIITERGVLKPSELAEKVRQK